Within the Beduinella massiliensis genome, the region CACCGCACGCACGCTCCCACCCTCGTCACCCTGTGACGACTTTTTCAATTTGCGGACACATTGATACTGCGAAGTATAGCATAGATTCCCGCTTTTTTTCAAGGTTATGCGCGCTTTAGGGCGCGTCTCCCGCCGCCTTGACACGTCACGGGGTGACGCATATACAATGAATGCACATTCGCGCGGAAGCAAAAGGGCCTCTGCGCGGGAGATAACAGGCTAGGAGGAACCGAACATGGGCAAGGAATTCGATAGACGCACATTCCTCAAGGGCGCGATGGCGGGCGCGCTCGGCATCGCTGCGACCGGCGTGGGCATTCCCGTGCTGGCGGAGGAAAAGGGCGTATACGCCCCCGGCACCTACTCCGCGACCGCGACCGGCATCGGCGAGGTCAAGGTGAGCATGACGTTCGACGCAAACAGCATCACCGCCGTCACGGTCGATACCGCCGCGGAGACGGCGGGCATCGGCGCGGAGCTGGGCGAAAAGTTCGCCGGGCAGATTCTTTCCGCGCAGGGCGCGCAGGTGGACGCGGTTTCCGGCGCGACGGTCACCAGCAACGCCGTGCTCAAGGCGGCGGAGGCCTGCATCGCCCAGGCGAAGGGCGAGACGGTGGACGCGGGCAGCGTAAAGGAAGAGGACAATTCGGACGAATGGCTGGGCGAGGAGCCGGAGACGCCCGCGGTGGACGCAGTGTACGATTATGACGTGGTCGTCGTCGGCGCGGGCCTTTCCGGCGTGTGTGCGGCGCGCGCGGCCGCAGAGGAAGGCGCGTCGGTGGCGGTGATCGAAAAGTCCGCTTCCTTTAACTGCCGCTCCGGCGAGTATGCCGTGCTGAACGGCACGCTCAACAAGCGCTGGGGCCGGGAGAACATCGTGGATACGGACGTGGTGGTCAACCGCCTGATGCGCGAGTGCACCTACCGCAACAAGCGCTCCATCCTCAAGAAGTGGGCCGACCACGCGCACGAGGCCATCGACTGGTTCATCGACGCTTACCCTGACCTGACGGTCTGCGACACCACCCGTCAGGAAGTGACGCCTGAGCAGTTCGACAAGGGAATTCTGGTGCCGCTGGCCTGGCCGCAGCCGGAGCATTACGACTACCGGAAGGAGGAATTTCCGACCTTCCCGTCATCGATGGAGTTCCGCTCAAGCCGCCCGGACCAGCAGGGCTTCGTAGTGGAAGCGAACCTGAACGCGGCGGTCGAGAAGGGCGCGAAGACGTTCTTCGGATGCTTTGGGACGAAGCTGCTGCGGGACGCCGATGGCCGCGTGACGGGCATCATCGTGCGCGACGCGCAGAACGGCAACAAATACCTGCGGTTCAACGCGAAAAAGGGCGTCATCCTCGCTACGGGCGACAACGGCGGGGACGAGAAGATCATCCGCCATTTCTGCCCGGAAATCGTGGAAAAGAACATCCAGAGCATGGGCAAGATGGGTATGATGGGCGTGGACGTCGAGGGCAATCCCTGCCCGACCGGCGACGGCCTGCGCATGGGCGCCTGGATCGGCGCGAAGGTGCAGGACTTCCACGCGCCGATGACCCATCACATGGGCGGCGGCATGGGCGTCACGCCGTTTTTGCAGCTCAACAAGCACGGCAAGCGCTTCATGAACGAGTCCATCCCGGGCCAGCAGCTCGAAAATCAGATCGAGCTGCAGCCGGATCAGACGACGTTCCAGATCTACGACTCCAGCTGGCCGGATCAGATTCCGTACATGCCCGCCAACCACGGCGGCCTGTGCTACATCATCCCGGAGGACGAAGACGAGTCCAACCCCAACTTCACCGATCGCCAGTACACCAAGGTTTCCGCCAAGGAGAACGCCTACACCGTGAAGGCGGATACGCTGGAC harbors:
- a CDS encoding FAD-dependent oxidoreductase; amino-acid sequence: MGKEFDRRTFLKGAMAGALGIAATGVGIPVLAEEKGVYAPGTYSATATGIGEVKVSMTFDANSITAVTVDTAAETAGIGAELGEKFAGQILSAQGAQVDAVSGATVTSNAVLKAAEACIAQAKGETVDAGSVKEEDNSDEWLGEEPETPAVDAVYDYDVVVVGAGLSGVCAARAAAEEGASVAVIEKSASFNCRSGEYAVLNGTLNKRWGRENIVDTDVVVNRLMRECTYRNKRSILKKWADHAHEAIDWFIDAYPDLTVCDTTRQEVTPEQFDKGILVPLAWPQPEHYDYRKEEFPTFPSSMEFRSSRPDQQGFVVEANLNAAVEKGAKTFFGCFGTKLLRDADGRVTGIIVRDAQNGNKYLRFNAKKGVILATGDNGGDEKIIRHFCPEIVEKNIQSMGKMGMMGVDVEGNPCPTGDGLRMGAWIGAKVQDFHAPMTHHMGGGMGVTPFLQLNKHGKRFMNESIPGQQLENQIELQPDQTTFQIYDSSWPDQIPYMPANHGGLCYIIPEDEDESNPNFTDRQYTKVSAKENAYTVKADTLDDLLAQLGFEGESLKTAKESIERYNELCKEGYDADFGKDAQRLFPIENGPFYACTLNPTIMLVCVGGLESDENCHTFTGTADDPTRDRIPGLYVTGNVQGSRYAVEYPICFRGISHSLCVYYGYVAGKNCAAGA